The Bacteroidota bacterium genome has a window encoding:
- a CDS encoding hydroxyacid dehydrogenase, with protein MRVLFIDTVHPALRQGLERAGFVCVEASGWSREELLRQCGDAVGMVIRSRIRIDRELLDAAVALKFIARAGAGMESIDVPYAEAKGVRCLNSPEGNRDAVGEHALGMLLMLLNNLGRADRQVRSGEWQREANRGTELGGKTVGLIGYGNMGGAFARKLVGFDCEVLAYDKYRKNYSDPYAKESDLFELYESCDIVSLHVPLAPDTEYMVNAGFLDRFRKSIVLINTARGKCVRTDDLVAAMKAGKVTGACLDVLEYEDLSFEKFDPRTAGFLDSDTWKYLAGSDRVVLSPHIAGWSFESHERICKCLIIKILDIMNVS; from the coding sequence ATGCGGGTTCTTTTCATCGATACGGTTCATCCTGCACTCCGGCAAGGCCTGGAGCGGGCGGGATTCGTCTGCGTGGAAGCCAGTGGCTGGAGCAGAGAAGAGCTGTTGCGGCAATGTGGTGATGCGGTCGGCATGGTGATCCGTAGCCGGATCCGCATCGACCGGGAGCTGTTGGATGCTGCGGTCGCGCTCAAGTTCATTGCCCGTGCCGGCGCGGGCATGGAAAGCATCGACGTGCCGTATGCGGAAGCGAAAGGTGTGCGCTGCCTGAATTCGCCGGAAGGCAATCGGGATGCCGTTGGTGAACACGCGTTGGGCATGTTGTTGATGCTGCTGAACAATCTGGGCCGGGCCGATCGGCAGGTACGATCCGGTGAATGGCAACGCGAAGCCAACCGCGGTACGGAGCTGGGCGGTAAAACCGTGGGCTTGATCGGATACGGGAACATGGGTGGAGCGTTTGCCCGCAAGCTGGTCGGTTTCGATTGCGAGGTACTGGCCTACGACAAGTACCGCAAGAACTACAGCGATCCGTATGCGAAGGAGTCCGACCTGTTCGAGTTATACGAAAGCTGCGACATCGTGAGCCTGCATGTTCCGCTGGCGCCGGATACCGAATACATGGTGAATGCCGGGTTCCTGGACCGTTTCCGGAAGTCCATCGTCCTGATCAATACTGCCCGGGGGAAATGCGTCCGAACCGACGACCTGGTTGCCGCGATGAAAGCAGGCAAAGTCACCGGCGCTTGTCTCGACGTGCTGGAATACGAAGACCTCAGCTTTGAAAAATTCGATCCCAGGACAGCGGGATTCCTCGATTCAGACACCTGGAAATACCTGGCCGGCTCCGACCGGGTCGTCTTGTCGCCGCACATTGCGGGTTGGAGTTTTGAATCGCACGAAAGGATATGTAAATGTTTGATTATCAAAATATTAGATATAATGAATGTTTCCTAA
- the rsmA gene encoding ribosomal RNA small subunit methyltransferase A, with the protein MSQPVRAKKHLGQHFLIDEDAAGRIVDALDANGYRDVVEIGPGTGVLSKYLLKREDLRTILLDIDTESISFLRKHYPAHSEQIVEADYLQWDPATIFSGQFAVIGNFPYNISTQILFRVLEFRDRVPQVVGMFQEEVAVRIASRPGNRDYGILSVLMQAWYDVQLLLSLPQEAFQPPPKVRSAVIVCKRKDAEVPSCDEVLFKRVIKAAFNQRRKTLRNALSSLVPKEQMAGLPYLELRAEALSWQQFEILTNAVAQLPGN; encoded by the coding sequence ATGAGTCAGCCCGTTCGCGCGAAAAAACACCTGGGCCAGCACTTCCTGATCGACGAGGATGCGGCAGGACGGATCGTTGACGCGCTGGACGCGAATGGTTATCGTGATGTTGTCGAGATCGGCCCGGGAACGGGTGTCTTAAGCAAATACCTTTTGAAGCGGGAGGACCTTCGGACGATCCTCCTGGATATTGATACGGAGTCCATCTCCTTCTTGCGCAAGCATTACCCCGCACACTCGGAACAGATTGTCGAGGCGGATTATCTGCAATGGGATCCCGCTACGATATTCTCCGGGCAGTTCGCCGTGATCGGCAATTTTCCGTACAACATCTCGACACAGATCCTGTTTCGCGTACTCGAATTTCGTGATCGCGTTCCGCAAGTGGTCGGCATGTTCCAGGAGGAAGTGGCGGTACGGATCGCGTCGCGTCCTGGTAACCGGGATTACGGCATTCTCAGCGTGCTGATGCAGGCCTGGTACGATGTGCAGTTGTTGTTGTCACTGCCGCAGGAAGCGTTCCAGCCGCCACCGAAGGTGCGTTCCGCGGTGATCGTGTGTAAGCGGAAGGATGCCGAGGTGCCGTCTTGCGACGAAGTACTCTTCAAGCGGGTCATCAAAGCGGCGTTCAATCAACGACGCAAGACACTTCGCAATGCCTTGTCATCGCTGGTGCCCAAAGAGCAAATGGCCGGGTTACCCTATTTGGAACTGCGGGCAGAAGCCCTGAGCTGGCAGCAGTTTGAAATCCTCACGAATGCCGTGGCACAGCTTCCCGGTAACTGA
- a CDS encoding tetratricopeptide repeat protein: MTPHFRQRLLRSLACLTLLAVFFVGGTSTVTAQQNTDRQLAEQYLNSSEFEKAAELYDRLFDKDPFLTYGGYLRALLALKRFEDAEKLVKKMTRKSPENPQYLVDLGFVYEAAGSGDKAKGQYDKAIRSLKPDQGYVMMMGSAFTQRQQWDYALQVYQYGQKSLREQYGFFFESAEVFFQKGDAQGMIDQYLDAVADNPQMQQNILNILQARVGYDPENGRADVLRQSLLRRIQKNPDQPVYAEMLIWLFIQQKDFSSAFIQAKALDKRLREDGTRVITLGNLAMANQQYDAAIQCYEYVVSKGPDNGQYLPARMELLQARNRKLTSGNTYTRAELVQLESDYLSTLNELGRTGRTAQLVRGLAHLRAFYLDQPDSAASDLEAAIDLPGISRQSQAECKLELGDILLFIGNVWDSDLLYAQVDKDFKNDPLGQEAKFRSARLDYFRGDFLWAQSQLDVLQSATSQLIANDALALSLLISDNIGLDSTYDALNLYARADLLEYRNKQNDAMAVLDSLLKEYPDHSLVDEAWFKMAEIEDQRRNWSAEDSLYKEILQRFPESVLADDALYRRAELYENKLKDTTKAMELYQELLTNYPGSLFAADARKRYRALRGDLVN; encoded by the coding sequence ATGACCCCTCACTTCCGCCAACGACTGTTACGCTCGCTCGCTTGCCTGACTTTGCTGGCGGTATTTTTCGTCGGTGGAACAAGTACTGTCACGGCCCAGCAGAATACGGACCGGCAATTGGCGGAGCAGTACCTGAACAGTTCGGAGTTCGAGAAAGCTGCCGAGTTGTATGACCGGTTATTCGACAAAGACCCTTTTCTCACGTACGGCGGATATCTGCGCGCCCTTCTGGCATTGAAGCGTTTCGAGGACGCGGAAAAGCTCGTCAAAAAGATGACGCGCAAGTCACCGGAGAATCCCCAGTATCTGGTCGATCTCGGGTTTGTGTATGAGGCGGCGGGTTCCGGAGACAAAGCAAAGGGTCAGTACGATAAAGCCATTCGCTCTCTTAAACCCGATCAGGGGTATGTCATGATGATGGGCAGCGCGTTCACCCAGCGACAGCAATGGGATTATGCGCTTCAAGTCTACCAGTACGGACAAAAGAGTCTGCGCGAGCAGTATGGTTTCTTCTTTGAGTCCGCGGAGGTGTTCTTTCAAAAAGGAGATGCCCAGGGGATGATCGATCAGTACCTGGATGCGGTTGCGGACAATCCGCAGATGCAACAGAATATTCTCAATATCCTGCAGGCCAGGGTGGGTTACGATCCCGAGAACGGACGAGCGGACGTCTTGCGGCAGTCGCTGCTGCGTCGTATTCAGAAAAATCCCGATCAGCCGGTCTATGCGGAAATGCTGATCTGGCTGTTCATTCAGCAGAAGGATTTCAGCTCCGCCTTCATCCAGGCAAAAGCGTTGGACAAGCGATTGAGAGAAGACGGAACGCGGGTGATCACCCTTGGAAATCTCGCGATGGCCAATCAGCAGTACGACGCGGCCATTCAATGCTACGAATACGTTGTGAGCAAAGGCCCGGATAATGGCCAGTACCTCCCGGCGCGCATGGAGCTCCTCCAGGCGCGGAACAGGAAGCTGACCAGCGGTAATACCTATACCCGTGCGGAGCTGGTTCAGTTGGAGTCCGATTATCTGTCGACCCTGAATGAACTTGGGCGGACGGGTCGTACAGCGCAGCTCGTGCGGGGACTCGCGCACCTGCGGGCGTTTTACCTTGACCAACCGGATTCAGCGGCATCCGACCTTGAAGCGGCGATCGATCTGCCGGGGATCTCGCGCCAGAGCCAGGCGGAATGCAAGTTGGAGTTGGGTGACATCTTGCTTTTCATCGGCAACGTGTGGGATTCCGACCTGCTGTATGCGCAGGTGGATAAGGATTTCAAGAACGATCCGCTCGGACAGGAAGCCAAGTTCCGCAGCGCGCGCCTGGACTATTTCCGGGGCGATTTCCTCTGGGCGCAGTCTCAACTCGATGTGCTGCAGTCGGCTACGTCGCAACTTATCGCCAACGATGCACTGGCCCTTTCGTTGCTGATCAGCGACAACATCGGCCTCGATTCAACGTACGATGCGCTGAACCTGTACGCGCGCGCCGACTTGCTGGAATACCGCAATAAGCAGAACGACGCCATGGCCGTTCTCGATTCGCTCTTGAAGGAATATCCCGATCATTCACTGGTCGATGAGGCATGGTTCAAGATGGCGGAGATCGAAGACCAACGCAGGAACTGGAGTGCGGAGGATTCGCTCTATAAGGAGATCCTTCAGCGATTTCCGGAAAGCGTGTTGGCCGATGATGCCCTTTACCGCCGGGCCGAATTGTATGAGAACAAACTGAAGGACACCACCAAAGCCATGGAGCTCTACCAGGAACTGCTCACGAACTACCCGGGCAGTTTGTTCGCGGCGGATGCCCGCAAGCGTTACCGTGCCCTGCGTGGCGACCTGGTCAATTGA
- a CDS encoding protein-export chaperone SecB, with protein MNTGYQPTAIWLLSSQLDRDEIIDFKKELSVTPNIDYSVVINEKEILCKLFFSVSFKIEDQEVATMSCTFGGSFNVIGQPKLSTTDFANVNAPSIIFPFIREHVASTAVKAGLGPLILPPVNFVDFALKKKKSSNQ; from the coding sequence ATGAATACAGGTTATCAACCAACTGCAATTTGGCTTCTAAGTTCACAATTAGATCGAGATGAGATCATCGACTTTAAGAAGGAGCTTAGTGTCACTCCAAATATCGATTATTCAGTAGTGATCAATGAAAAGGAAATTCTATGTAAACTATTTTTCTCTGTCAGTTTTAAAATTGAAGATCAAGAGGTTGCCACAATGTCCTGTACTTTTGGAGGTAGTTTTAATGTAATTGGTCAACCTAAGTTAAGTACAACAGATTTCGCAAATGTGAACGCGCCTTCTATTATCTTTCCGTTTATCAGGGAGCACGTTGCTAGCACGGCTGTAAAGGCGGGTTTAGGGCCACTTATATTACCTCCCGTAAATTTTGTTGATTTCGCTTTGAAAAAGAAAAAATCAAGTAATCAGTAA
- a CDS encoding DUF4286 family protein, which yields MIIYNVTVNIDDSVHDEWLHWMRSVHIPDVLATGLFSGNRMLRVMSQEESGGTTYSIQYSCASMEDFQRYEREFAEKLRADALRRYPNKFVAFRTLLEVID from the coding sequence ATGATCATTTACAATGTGACTGTCAATATCGACGATAGTGTGCACGATGAATGGCTGCACTGGATGCGGTCCGTTCATATTCCGGACGTACTGGCCACCGGACTGTTTTCCGGAAACCGGATGTTGCGTGTGATGAGTCAGGAGGAAAGCGGCGGTACTACCTATTCGATTCAATATTCCTGCGCGAGCATGGAGGACTTCCAGCGGTATGAACGCGAGTTCGCGGAGAAGTTGCGGGCTGATGCCTTGCGCCGCTACCCGAATAAATTTGTCGCTTTCCGGACACTTCTCGAAGTGATCGACTGA
- a CDS encoding aspartate kinase — MLVFKFGGASVKDADAVRNVAAILAEYKREQLVVVVSAMGKTTNALEAVVDAYMNRSSDLADKLQVVREFHEQILDGLGFEANHPVRTEINNVFVEIDWVLEEEPSRGYGYSYDQIVAQGELLSTRIVSAYLEKAGYANTWLDARDVIQTDNNYREAKVNWDTTTKLVRWRIPELMKKHNIIITQGFIGATSENFTTTLGREGSDYSAAIFSFCLDAQEMTVWKDVPGVLSADPKFYDDAVKLEQISYHDAIELTYYGATVIHPKTIKPLENKGIPMRVRSFKAPQEKGTSIGNYQATKPLVPCFIFKTDQILLSISAKDFSFIAEDNLSRIFSLFAEHRAKVNLMQNSAISFSICLDNDPHKVPTLLEALGRDFRVLYNDQLKLVTVRHYYPSTIEQLTKGKTILLEQRSRQTAQVVIRETY, encoded by the coding sequence ATGCTCGTCTTCAAATTCGGTGGTGCTTCAGTCAAGGATGCGGATGCGGTGCGCAATGTGGCCGCGATTCTTGCCGAGTATAAGCGTGAACAACTGGTCGTCGTAGTTTCGGCCATGGGAAAAACGACCAACGCGCTGGAGGCGGTCGTTGACGCGTACATGAATCGCTCCTCCGATCTCGCCGACAAACTGCAGGTGGTTCGCGAATTCCACGAACAAATACTGGACGGCCTCGGATTCGAAGCCAATCATCCGGTTCGGACCGAGATCAACAATGTGTTCGTGGAGATCGACTGGGTATTGGAAGAAGAACCCAGTCGGGGATACGGCTATAGCTACGACCAGATTGTCGCGCAAGGCGAACTGCTTTCCACCCGCATCGTGAGCGCTTACCTCGAAAAAGCCGGCTATGCCAACACCTGGCTCGACGCGCGCGACGTCATCCAGACCGACAACAACTACCGCGAGGCAAAAGTGAACTGGGACACCACCACCAAACTGGTCCGCTGGCGGATCCCGGAACTGATGAAAAAGCATAACATCATCATCACCCAGGGCTTTATCGGTGCCACCTCTGAAAACTTCACGACCACATTGGGCCGGGAAGGTTCCGATTATTCAGCCGCGATCTTTTCCTTCTGCCTCGACGCGCAGGAAATGACCGTTTGGAAGGACGTTCCCGGCGTCCTCAGCGCCGACCCTAAGTTCTACGACGACGCCGTCAAGCTCGAACAGATCAGCTACCACGACGCGATCGAACTGACCTACTATGGCGCAACGGTCATCCATCCCAAAACGATCAAACCGCTCGAGAACAAAGGCATCCCGATGCGGGTACGCTCGTTCAAAGCGCCCCAGGAGAAAGGAACGAGCATCGGCAACTACCAGGCGACCAAACCCCTGGTACCCTGCTTTATCTTCAAAACAGATCAGATCCTGCTCTCCATTTCTGCGAAGGACTTCTCCTTCATTGCCGAGGACAACCTCAGCCGGATCTTCTCACTCTTCGCCGAACACCGCGCCAAGGTGAACCTGATGCAGAATTCCGCCATCAGCTTCTCCATCTGTCTCGACAACGATCCGCACAAAGTCCCCACGCTACTCGAAGCCCTGGGCCGGGATTTCCGTGTACTCTACAACGACCAACTGAAACTGGTTACTGTCCGCCATTACTATCCGTCCACCATCGAACAACTGACCAAAGGAAAAACGATCCTGCTCGAACAGCGAAGCCGCCAGACGGCACAGGTGGTGATTCGGGAAACTTACTGA